The Sulfurospirillum tamanense DNA segment AGTGGCACAAGAGTTGGATGCAACAGGGTTGGAAAAAATCAAAAAAAAGAATCCAAGTTATAAAATCGTTCGCCTAAGCGAAAAAGAGCGTGATGCATTTCGCAAGCGCGTTGTCCAGGTGGAAAAAAGCTTTGTAGAAAAAGCAGGAAAGAGTGGAGAGGGCATTTTAAAACAAATGAAAGCTGACCTAAAAGCAGCAATGCAATAGACCAAACAGTGCCACGCATGGCTTTTAGCTGTGGGTGGCGCGATTACTAACCAAGGATGCAGTGATGGAAGAGAAAAAAGCAACATATTCTTCTATTGTGTTTCGTTTTGTGGATACACAAATTAGCAGATTAGAAGGATTTATGCTGGCCGTAAGTGTGGTATTGATGGCTGCCAATACAATAGCCGGCGTCATTAGCCGCTTTGTTTTTAATTATTCGTTTTCATTTACCGATGAACTTAACAGTATTTTTATTATTCTCGTTACCTTTTCAGGCATTAGTTATGCTGCTCGCCAAGGGCGACACATTCGTATGTCGGCAATTTTCGATACATTCCCTGATTGGTTGCGAAAGGGATTTACTATTATCATTTCCGCCATAACAGCGGCAGTGATGTTTTTTTTATGTTACTACGCCGTAGAGTATATCCAGACGCTTATGCAGCGCGGGCGGATTATGCCTGCTCTTGGAATACCTATTTGGTGGGCTTATGTGTGGGTGCCTGTTGGGTTTTTTGTTACAGGTGTTCAGTATGTGCTGACAGTGGTCAAGAACTTACGCGAAAAAGACATTTACCTCTCTACGGATATGCTAGACGGGTACGGCGACATTGACGCCGATATTGAAGTATAGGGGGAAGTGATGGCATTGATGATTTTTTCTATCATGGTAGTGTTGTTGCTGCTAGGATTTCCCATGATGATTCCCCTGATTGCGGGGGCTACAGTAGGTTTTTGGGAGCTTTTTAACGGTGATTTGAGCCGTATGGAGTTCTTGATTCAACAGATGATGGGCGGTATTCGTCCTGCGTCACTCATTGCTGTGCCGATGTTTATCCTCTCTGCAGACATCATGACCCGTGGCCATTCGGCAGATCGATTGATTAATTTGGTAATGGCTTTTGTACGGCACATTAAAGGAGGACTTGCGGTCAGTACAGCTTCGGCGTGCACGTTGTTTGGGGCGGTTTCAGGCTCAACCCAAGCAACCGTAGTTGCTGTTGGTTCACCTTTGCGCCCACGCTTAAAAGCAGGTGGCTACAAAGACTCTTTTATTTTAGCGCTCATTGTTA contains these protein-coding regions:
- a CDS encoding TRAP transporter small permease; translated protein: MARLLTKDAVMEEKKATYSSIVFRFVDTQISRLEGFMLAVSVVLMAANTIAGVISRFVFNYSFSFTDELNSIFIILVTFSGISYAARQGRHIRMSAIFDTFPDWLRKGFTIIISAITAAVMFFLCYYAVEYIQTLMQRGRIMPALGIPIWWAYVWVPVGFFVTGVQYVLTVVKNLREKDIYLSTDMLDGYGDIDADIEV